Proteins encoded by one window of Microbacterium testaceum:
- a CDS encoding FliH/SctL family protein, translated as MSESVFTPLVLPRVGEVRTDARTVADRARARGYADGFAEGRRDARAELERERLEADERFAARETAAQDAHRAALSALGDARARLEDGIAAIVASDLRRIEELAVEMAAEILGAEMSDAARSAAHAVRRAAAQTPRSAWVRVHLNERDLRTLRTVTDPSLPEGVEVEVGADVDPGGAVVRIAHGRVDTRIAAALERAREALSIDENAEASP; from the coding sequence GTGTCCGAGTCCGTCTTCACGCCGCTGGTGCTGCCGCGCGTGGGCGAGGTGCGAACCGACGCCCGGACCGTCGCCGACAGGGCGCGTGCGCGGGGCTACGCCGACGGCTTCGCCGAGGGCCGGCGCGACGCCCGGGCCGAGCTCGAACGCGAGCGTCTCGAGGCGGATGAGCGATTCGCCGCGCGCGAGACCGCCGCGCAGGATGCCCACCGGGCGGCGCTGTCGGCGCTGGGCGACGCGCGGGCCCGTCTCGAGGACGGGATCGCCGCGATCGTGGCATCCGATCTGCGACGCATCGAGGAGCTCGCGGTCGAGATGGCCGCCGAGATCCTCGGTGCGGAGATGTCGGATGCCGCCCGCTCGGCCGCGCACGCCGTGCGCCGGGCCGCGGCGCAGACACCCCGGTCGGCCTGGGTGCGCGTGCACCTCAACGAGCGCGACCTGCGCACCCTCCGCACGGTCACGGACCCGTCCCTCCCGGAGGGCGTCGAGGTCGAGGTGGGTGCGGACGTCGACCCCGGGGGAGCGGTCGTGCGGATCGCGCACGGAAGGGTCGACACACGCATCGCCGCCGCGCTGGAGCGCGCGCGCGAGGCCCTCTCGATCGACGAGAACGCCGAGGCATCGCCGTGA